The genomic DNA gtctacagtccactatataaagaaacagtacTCATTGGAGAAGGGGATCAGACCCTCGAACAATACacagagagcaatactttgcgtctaaaacattgttgttattttctatACAATTTCCTgttagcttccgagctcgtcgtgactcacttgtcagttctcctgtgaactgacgagcacgatcttggctcgttttagtgacgacctcGCATCCTTAtcgttaataaagaacaaacttcactctttcccctaaaatcgatatttatttagtgttgtgcaatccccagTACAAACAGGGATGACAACGATGCAGTCTGTGAAAGGTTGTTGCCTATCTATTCATTACATTTTCTCCTATTTTTGCCTTAGATATGGAATACTAACTCTAAGAAGATGAATCCCGTGGAGCTGCTTCTATTCAGTTTTCAGTCAGTGCTAGAGTGTTTGTTATCATCGCTTGAGGCTATTGATATCAAAACCACCATCTCGGGACATTTGGCTGAACTGAATCTAGTAAGGTACTTCCTAGAGATACCCATAAATCGTCTATGAAAAAGCTTGTATGTATCTCCCTAAACTCAATtctgttttcctctgtttttttttgtaggaattGGTCAAGGACAAATCCAAGAGTCGTGAGTTGAAGAGAAACCCAAATGTGATGTTTTCAACAACAGTGCCTCAGTGTTTGGTAACATCGCTCAAGTTTGTGGAACTAAAACATTTGATCCCGGGGTATGAaggaaaaataaagatgataagaTACTTGCTGAAGAATTCAACAATCCTGGAGAAACTAAGGCTCAATGTTTACTACACGAAAAAGGTAATGTGTGACTTCCTTAAAGAACTCGTTGCAATGCCAAGAGGCTCTACCGCTTGTGAAGTCTTTGTTCTTTAATTANNNNNNNNNNNNNNNNNNNNNNNNNNNNNNNNNNNNNNNNNNNNNNNNNNNNNNNNNNNNNNNNNNNNNNNNNNNNNNNNNNNNNNNNNNNNNNNNNNNNNNNNNNNNNNNNNNNNNNNNNNNNNNNNNNNNNNNNNNNNNNNNNNNNNNNNNNNNNNNNNNNNNNNNNNNNNNNNNNNNNNNNNNNNNNNNNNNNNNNNNNNNNNNNNNNNNNNNNNNNNNNNNNNNNNNNNNNNNNNNNNNNNNNNNNNNNNNNNNNNNNNNNNNNNNNNNNNNNNNNNNNNNNNNNNNNNNNNNNNNNNNNNNNNNNNNNNNNNNNNNNNNNNNNNNNNNNNNNNNNNNNNNNNNNNNNNNNNNNNNNNNNNNNNNNNNNNNNNNNNNNNNNNNNNNNNNNNNNNNNNNNNNNNNNNNNNNNNNNNNNNNNNNNNNNNNNNNNNNNNNNNNNNNNNNNNNNNNNNNNNNNNNNNNNNNNNNNNNNNNNNNNNNNNNNNNNNNNNNNNNNNNNNNNNNNNNNNNNNNNNNNNNNNNNNNNNNNNNNNNNNNNNNNNNNNNNNNNNNNNNNNNNNNNNNNNNNNNNNNNNNNNNNNNNNNNNNNNNNNNNNNNNNNNNNNNNNNNNNNNNNNNNNNNNNNNNNNNNNNNNNNNNNNNNNNNNNNNNNNNNNNNNNNNNNNNNNNNACCGCTCAACTCATTACCACCGCTCAACTCATctcgttttctctcaaaaccaTCTCAATCGGCCGATCTTCGATCCCcctaaaatcattaaatctgCTGATCTCACCTAGATCACTCTNAACACTCTCGCGGTCGCTACCCTCACGCTCGACTCCTTCACGCTCGTCGCACTCACGTTCGATGCTCTTGTGTTTGCCTCCCTTGCGTTTGCCACTCTCATTCATGGTGGCGATCTCTACTCTTGTTTTCAGTGGAGACCTACTCTCTTATTCTCGGTGGAAACATCCACTCTCATTCTCGGTGGAGTCCTACTCTCGATGGAGACATCCACTCTTCTACCTCGTGCTGACCTGCATTCTCAAGTTTGGTGCCGATCTCCAGTCTCCAGCTTggcgccgacctcaatctcactctcggtggcgacctcaaactcactctcggtggcgacctcacTCACTTNCTTCTACCTCGTGCTGACCTGCATTCTCAAGTTTGGTGCCGATCTCCAGTCTCCAGCTTggcgccgacctcaatctcactctcggtggtGACCTCAaactcactctcggtggcgacctcactcactcgccgacctcaatctcactctctcgctcgccgacctcaatctcNNNNNNNNNNNNNNNNNNNNNNNNNNNNNNNNNNNNNNNNNNNNNNNNNNNNNNNNNNNNNNNNNNNNattgttgttattttctatACAATTTCCTgttagcttccgagctcgtcgtgactcacttgtcagttctcctgtgaactgacgagcacgatcttggctcgttttagtgacgacctcGCATCCTTAtcgttaataaagaacaaacttcactctttcccctaaaatcgatatttatttagtgttgtgcaatccccagTACAAACAGGGATGACAACGATGCAGTCTGTGAAAGGTTGTTGCCTATCTATTCATTACATTTTCTCCTATTTTTGCCTTAGATATGGAATACTAACTCTAAGAAGATGAATCCCGTGGAGCTGCTTCTATTCAGTTTTCAGTCAGTGCTAGAGTGTTTGTTATCATCGCTTGAGGCTATTGATATCAAAACCACCATCTCGGGACATTTGGCTGAACTGAATCTAGTAAGGTACTTCCTAGAGATACCCATAAATCGTCTATGAAAAAGCTTGTATGTATCTCCCTAAACTCAATtctgttttcctctgtttttttttgtaggaattGGTCAAGGACAAATCCAAGAGTCGTGAGTTGAAGAGAAACCCAAATGTGATGTTTTCAACAACAGTGCCTCAGTGTTTGGTAACATCGCTCAAGTTTGTGGAACTAAAACATTTGATCCCGGGGTATGAaggaaaaataaagatgataagaTACTTGCTGAAGAATTCAACAATCCTGGAGAAACTAAGGCTCAATGTTTACTACACGAAAAAGGTAATGTGTGACTTCCTTAAAGAACTCGTTGCAATGCCAAGAGGCTCTACCGCTTGTGAAGTCTTTGTTCTTTAATTAGtctttttgagatttgttgaacGTTTCGTCTGAGGTTAAGTACTTAAAATTAGTTGATTTCTTGAGGATACTTGGTGGTTTGGTTGCTGATCTCCAATCACATGCGGCAGTAGTTACAGCGTTGACTTTGCAGCAAGCTCAAGATAACGAGAGATACTTTTAAGTTCGTTGTCATGAAACTCACTCTAGAATTGTGAATTTTGCAATTGCATTTTATTCTTCATATTGGCTTGTCCCAAATGGTTGAATCAGGGATTGAAGAAAGATAGGATAAGCCAGTTACCTGAATCTTTGATCTATCAGATACTCTCTCATCTTCCCTCAAAGCAAGCTGCTAAGACATCTGTTTTACCAACCAGATGGAAaagtctctggctttggcttCCTTGTTTGGGTATAAATATGCTCACTATGGTAACAAAAATCTTAAGTAAGAAAAtgcaataaaaagaaaattgacaGTGGGAGACGATGACTGTCAAGGAAGACGACGAATAGATTTGATCTGCCGGTGTTAACTAAATTCCACTCAGGTgcgtctttcttcttcttcttcttccttcagaAGCATTGAAAAGCCTAACCTAATTTTATCACTGTCCGTATCTTGTAATTTCAGTCGAAGGTTGTTTCTATAAACATTTATACTGTTTTTAAGAATTTTGATTAGTATGATGATGCAGATTAGTTAGTGTTAAGACAAAACttgcatttttcaaattttagtttGCAGATTTTGGTTGTTCAATTCTGATAAGTTTTGTGCATGCagaagagaacaacaacaatggttGATCGAGGGAAATCGAAACAGGCTTGTTCCAGTGGGTACTTGAGTCGGAGATTGGAGGAAGATAGGATAAGCCAACTACCTGATCTGTTGATCTGTCAGATACTTTCTCATCTTCCCACAAAGGAGAGTGTTAAGACAAGCGTTTTGTCAACCAGATGGGCAAGTCTCTGGCTTTGGGTTCCTTGTTTGGAACTGACTCCCCAAGATTTCTCTGATAATTTCAATGCCTTCAGGAGTTTTGGTAACAGGTTTTTCCATTCCGATAGGGCTTCATTCATAAACAAATTCAAACTATTTGTTGTTGATCATAATGATCCTTCTTATCTCACGCCATGGTTTGATGCTGCAATTAAGCGTAAGATCCAACATCTGCATGTTTCTTGTCCTGCCGATTCCTTATATGAGCTGCCCACAAGATCTTATACCTGTGAGACGCTAGTATCCTTAAAACTCGATCACGTGACCTTGGATGGTGTCGAGTTTGTTTCCTTGCCTTGCCTGAAGACTAtgcatttaaaatatatcttgtATGGCAAAGAGTCCATTTTTCAGGGACTTGTCTCTCGCTGTCCTGTCTTGGAAAAGTTAAAGATTGCCGGATCCCCGTTTGGGGATGTAATTATCTTTCGGCTGCACTCTACCTCATTGAAGAAGCTCTGTATACAGATACAACGTAATAATAACAAGGGCTATGGTGTTGGATTTGTTGTTGATGCGCCTGGACTAGGCTTTTTGAGCATCAGTGATAAACCAGAGGGTTATAAATGGAACGACAGGTATTCTGATGTCAAGGTAGATATATGTCTCCCCTTTGATTTGGAAGATATTAAAGAAGCAAGCATTTCATTGAGGAGTAGTATCCACAATTTTCTCCCTGGGATTTCCAAGGTCAGAGATATGACAATTTGTAAAGACATTTTCAAGGTATATTTANNNNNNNNNNNNNNNNNNNNNNNNNNNNNNNNNNNNNNNNNNNNNNNNNNNNNNNNNNNNNNNNNNNNNNNNNNNNNNNNNNNNNNNNNNNNNNNNNNNNNNNNNNNNNNNNNNNNNNNNNNNNNNNNNNNNNNNNNNNNNNNNNNNNNNNNNNNNNNNNNNNNNNNNNNNNNNNNNNNNNNNNNNNNNNNNNNNNNNNNNNNNNNNNNNNNNNNNNNNNNNNNNNNNNNNNNNNNNNNNNNNNNNNNNNNNNNNNNNNNNNNNNNNNNNNNNNNNNNNNNNNNNNNNNNNNNNNNNNNNNNNNNNNNNNNNNNNNNNNNNNNNNNNNNNNNNNNNNNNNNNNNNNNNNNNNNNNNNNNNNNNNNNNNNNNNNNNNNNNNNNNNNNNNNNNNNNNNNNNNNNNNNNNNNNNNNNNNNNNNNNNNNNNNNNNNNNNNNNNNNNNNNNNNNNNNNNNNNNNNNNNNNNNNNNNNNNNNNNNNNNNNNNNNNNNNNNNNNNNNNNNNNNNNNNNNNNNNNNNNNNNNNNNNNNNNNNNNNNNNNNNNNNNNNNNNNNNNNNNNNNNNNNNNNNNNNNNNNNNNNNNNNNNNNNNNNNNNNNNNNNNNNNNNNNNNNNNNNNNNNNNNNNNNNNNNNNNNNNNNNNNNNNNNNNNNNNNNNNNNNNNNNNNNNNNNNNNNNNNNNNNNNNNNNNNNNNNNNNNNNNNNNNNNNNNNNNNNNNNNNNNNNNNNNNNNNNNNNNNNNNNNNNNNNNNNNNNNNNNNNNNNNNNNNNNNNNNNNNNNNNNNNNNNNNNNNNNNNNNNNNNNNNNNNNNNNNNNNNNNNNNNNNNNNNNNNNNNNNNNNNNNNNNNNNNNNNNNNNNNNNNNNNNNNNNNNNNNNNNNtatatatatatatatatatatatataagactgTTCTGGTACTTGGAGATATCacattttcaagtttctatcATGAAATCAGTTTCTGActcacatttatttttattttggttttcagCTCATCTGTCAATACGGGGAAACACAACCACTGCCTCAGTTTGGATACATGTCCCGCTTGTATGTCAATCTTTGCGTATCTGATTTGAAAAACTTGCCAACCTTTCTTGGGAGCTGCCC from Camelina sativa cultivar DH55 chromosome 2, Cs, whole genome shotgun sequence includes the following:
- the LOC109126925 gene encoding putative FBD-associated F-box protein At5g53635, with amino-acid sequence MNPVELLLFSFQSVLECLLSSLEAIDIKTTISGHLAELNLELVKDKSKSRELKRNPNVMFSTTVPQCLVTSLKFVELKHLIPGYEGKIKMIRYLLKNSTILEKLRLNVYYTKKGLKKDRISQLPESLIYQILSHLPSKQAAKTSVLPTRWKSLWLWLPCLGINMLTMKRTTTMVDRGKSKQACSSGYLSRRLEEDRISQLPDLLICQILSHLPTKESVKTSVLSTRWASLWLWVPCLELTPQDFSDNFNAFRSFGNRFFHSDRASFINKFKLFVVDHNDPSYLTPWFDAAIKRKIQHLHVSCPADSLYELPTRSYTCETLVSLKLDHVTLDGVEFVSLPCLKTMHLKYILYGKESIFQGLVSRCPVLEKLKIAGSPFGDVIIFRLHSTSLKKLCIQIQRNNNKGYGVGFVVDAPGLGFLSISDKPEGYKWNDRYSDVKVDICLPFDLEDIKEASISLRSSIHNFLPGISKVRDMTICKDIFKLICQYGETQPLPQFGYMSRLYVNLCVSDLKNLPTFLGSCPNLKSLILVWINNSKNIRLEELSGFDCSVPECLLSSLEYVDIKSCISGYGAERKLIRTGWSLFSGSQL